One genomic window of Phycisphaerales bacterium includes the following:
- a CDS encoding host attachment protein — MTQRTSHSTTESSKSAAVVLADQRVARVLIARPTQGKALDLTEADSISNDHEGVHQRTRPDMLSGPGKRGAEAGSGVVGGPHTVNNSEDTQAEEDRRFAREVASWLADRPERTDGDRLQVFASRRFLGMLRDQLDPNKASHVELSDGEYAQMPDSELRTHAALRRALPLG, encoded by the coding sequence ATGACCCAACGTACGAGCCACTCCACGACCGAATCTTCCAAGAGCGCCGCCGTCGTACTGGCTGATCAGCGCGTTGCTCGCGTGCTCATTGCCCGGCCGACGCAAGGCAAGGCCCTCGACCTGACCGAGGCCGACTCGATCTCGAACGATCACGAAGGGGTGCACCAGCGGACGCGGCCCGACATGCTCAGCGGGCCCGGCAAGCGCGGGGCCGAGGCGGGCAGCGGCGTCGTCGGCGGCCCGCACACGGTCAACAACTCTGAGGACACCCAGGCCGAGGAAGACCGCCGCTTCGCGCGCGAAGTCGCCTCGTGGCTCGCCGACCGTCCCGAGCGCACCGATGGCGATCGGCTCCAGGTGTTTGCGTCCCGCCGCTTCCTCGGCATGCTGCGAGACCAGCTCGACCCAAACAAGGCGTCCCACGTCGAGCTGAGCGACGGCGAGTACGCCCAGATGCCCGACAGCGAACTGCGAACCCATGCTGCCCTGCGCCGGGCCCTACCTTTGGGCTAG
- the cls gene encoding cardiolipin synthase, which yields MDDFPLALLVTLAQAEGGDSLSAWLPLAYLLLEWVIRLVLAPIIIRKHSAGEALAWLALALFQPIPGAVLYAAFGRQLLGRRRVKANQRAARLVETVDRINALEAHAAPRDAIDPGYRDLFRLATMVGGYRPLLGNNGRIIDSGYFIDHLVEAIDAAENHVHLLTYIFRDDTNGRKIGDALVRAAERGVVCRVLADGSGSADFFQTLGRELREKGVLVRDALPSRFFRRTLARIDVRNHRKLTIIDGRIAYTGSQNICDLDYGNRRYGPWIDLTARITGPLAMQMQLLFLEDWVAETGAMPGPEGDLFPEPEHTGKIIAQAIPSGPGRREEAFRDVILSAINEANERIVMVTPYLIPDPPTQLALRLRALAGVKVDVIIPEKTNSFLVNAAAKSVLEELLDAGASVHLHQQGLLHVKALTVDDSLSVFGSGNFDRRSFRLNYELNLLAHGEDVTTALRSRLLQYLEDCRPLGKEELADRPWLQKLADDTAKIVSPLL from the coding sequence ATGGATGACTTCCCCTTGGCGTTGCTCGTGACGCTGGCGCAGGCCGAAGGCGGCGACTCGCTCTCGGCGTGGTTGCCCCTGGCGTACCTGCTCCTGGAGTGGGTCATCAGGCTCGTGCTCGCGCCCATCATCATCCGCAAGCACTCGGCCGGCGAAGCCCTGGCCTGGCTCGCGCTCGCGCTCTTCCAGCCCATCCCGGGCGCCGTGCTCTACGCCGCGTTTGGCCGTCAACTCCTGGGTCGCCGCCGCGTCAAGGCCAACCAGCGAGCCGCCCGGCTGGTCGAGACCGTCGACCGCATCAATGCGCTCGAAGCGCACGCGGCGCCGCGAGACGCGATCGATCCCGGATACCGAGACCTGTTCCGCCTGGCCACCATGGTGGGCGGCTACCGGCCGCTGCTGGGCAATAACGGCCGGATCATCGACAGCGGCTACTTCATCGACCACCTCGTTGAGGCCATCGACGCCGCCGAGAACCACGTCCACCTGCTCACCTACATCTTCCGCGACGACACTAACGGCCGGAAGATCGGCGACGCGCTCGTCCGGGCCGCCGAGCGGGGCGTCGTCTGCCGCGTGCTGGCCGACGGGTCGGGCTCGGCCGACTTCTTCCAGACGCTGGGCCGAGAGCTTCGCGAGAAGGGCGTGCTCGTGCGGGACGCGCTACCGAGCCGGTTCTTCCGCCGCACGCTCGCGCGTATCGACGTGCGCAACCACCGCAAGCTGACGATCATCGATGGTCGGATTGCGTACACCGGGAGCCAGAACATCTGCGACCTCGACTACGGCAACCGCAGGTATGGCCCGTGGATCGATCTCACCGCACGCATCACCGGCCCGCTGGCGATGCAGATGCAGTTGCTTTTTCTCGAGGATTGGGTCGCCGAGACGGGTGCAATGCCCGGGCCCGAAGGAGACCTCTTCCCCGAACCCGAGCATACGGGCAAGATCATCGCCCAGGCCATTCCCAGCGGACCCGGCCGGCGGGAGGAAGCGTTTCGTGACGTCATCCTGAGCGCTATCAACGAGGCCAATGAGCGCATCGTGATGGTCACGCCCTACCTCATCCCCGATCCACCCACGCAGCTCGCGCTCCGCCTGCGCGCGCTGGCGGGTGTGAAGGTCGACGTCATCATCCCCGAGAAGACCAACTCGTTCCTGGTCAACGCTGCGGCCAAGAGCGTGCTCGAGGAGCTCCTCGACGCCGGCGCGAGCGTCCACCTGCACCAGCAGGGCCTGCTGCACGTCAAGGCGTTAACGGTTGACGACTCGCTGAGCGTCTTCGGCTCGGGAAACTTCGACCGCAGGAGCTTCCGGCTCAACTACGAGCTCAACCTGCTCGCCCACGGCGAGGACGTCACGACCGCGCTTCGGTCGCGGCTGCTGCAATACCTCGAGGATTGCCGCCCGCTGGGCAAGGAGGAACTCGCCGACCGCCCGTGGCTGCAGAAGCTGGCCGACGACACGGCCAAGATCGTCTCGCCGCTGCTGTAA
- a CDS encoding DUF58 domain-containing protein yields the protein MLHAPGRPFNPQSLEEALGPALLETLGRMRLRSRKIFAGKLPGERRSKKRGQSVEFDDFREYVRGDDLRHLDWNLYARLEKLFLKLFLEEEDLALHVAIDCSRSMEAGRPPKLELARRLAVAVAYVGLSNQDRVSVWALGVPGRPDVLRMPPVRGRSGAGRLLEFVYRQAVAEPGGVTPNRPELVPALLRLARARVGKGVLVVLSDFLTDEDLTPALNAMAFAQGGGFDTVLLQVLAPGEIDPATEADAGLLGDVMLTDVESGRTAEVTVTPSLIAEYRKRLQAHNDRLARLASARGIGYMMVPSDAEARDVLTGSLRARGVLL from the coding sequence GTGCTGCATGCCCCGGGCCGCCCGTTCAACCCGCAGTCGCTCGAAGAGGCCCTCGGTCCGGCCTTGCTCGAGACGCTGGGCCGGATGCGGCTGCGCAGCCGGAAGATCTTCGCGGGCAAGCTGCCGGGCGAGCGACGCAGCAAGAAGCGCGGCCAGAGCGTCGAGTTCGACGACTTCCGCGAGTACGTGCGCGGCGATGACCTGCGGCACCTGGACTGGAACCTGTACGCCCGGCTCGAGAAACTCTTCCTCAAGCTCTTCCTAGAGGAAGAAGACCTCGCGCTGCACGTGGCGATCGACTGCTCTCGGTCGATGGAGGCGGGCCGGCCGCCGAAGCTGGAGCTCGCGCGCCGCCTGGCCGTTGCGGTCGCCTACGTGGGCCTGAGCAATCAGGATCGCGTGAGCGTGTGGGCCCTGGGCGTACCCGGGCGGCCCGACGTGCTGCGGATGCCGCCGGTGCGCGGGCGATCGGGGGCCGGGCGACTGCTCGAGTTCGTGTACCGCCAGGCGGTCGCCGAGCCCGGCGGCGTGACGCCCAATCGTCCGGAGCTCGTGCCGGCGCTGCTGCGGCTCGCGCGCGCGCGCGTGGGCAAGGGCGTGCTGGTGGTGCTCAGCGACTTCCTGACCGACGAAGACCTGACGCCCGCCCTCAACGCCATGGCGTTCGCACAGGGCGGGGGCTTCGACACCGTACTACTGCAAGTGCTCGCCCCGGGCGAGATCGACCCGGCCACCGAGGCCGACGCGGGGCTGCTGGGCGACGTGATGCTGACCGACGTCGAGAGCGGGCGAACGGCAGAGGTGACCGTGACGCCCTCGCTCATCGCCGAGTATCGCAAGCGGCTGCAGGCCCACAACGATCGGCTGGCGCGGCTGGCCAGCGCTCGGGGTATCGGGTACATGATGGTGCCCAGCGACGCCGAAGCGCGCGACGTGCTCACGGGCTCGCTTCGCGCGCGAGGCGTGCTGCTGTAG
- a CDS encoding MoxR family ATPase, which yields MADTTPQDTAFAQDAYKRLKGEIHKVIVGQDEVVDQMLLAMFARGHALVVGVPGLAKTLLISTIARTLSLDFSRIQFTPDLMPSDITGTEVIEENRATGHRELRFVQGPIFANVVLADEINRTPPKTQAALLEAMQERQVTIGGMRHDLPRPFFVLATQNPIEQEGTYPLPEAQLDRFMFQIRIAYPSLEEETEIIRRASEKSAVQLDAVLSADDMDRVARMVEHHPVTEHVIAYALRLVRATRINEPMDNQGERPRLVSEYLSWGAGPRASEYLVLAARAKALLSGEPMTTAEHVKAVARPVLRHRILTNFNAEADRITADAIIDDLLEHTPVDGMSAGDRKQVDAVMKS from the coding sequence ATGGCCGACACCACCCCGCAAGACACCGCCTTCGCCCAGGACGCCTACAAGCGGCTCAAGGGCGAGATCCACAAGGTCATCGTGGGCCAGGACGAGGTCGTCGACCAGATGCTCCTGGCCATGTTCGCCCGCGGGCACGCGCTGGTGGTGGGGGTGCCCGGGCTGGCCAAGACGCTGCTGATCTCCACGATCGCGCGAACGCTGAGCCTCGACTTCAGCCGAATCCAGTTCACGCCCGACCTCATGCCCAGCGACATCACGGGCACCGAGGTCATCGAGGAGAACCGCGCCACGGGCCACCGCGAGCTGCGCTTCGTCCAGGGGCCGATCTTCGCCAACGTGGTCCTGGCCGACGAGATCAACCGCACCCCGCCCAAGACCCAGGCCGCCCTGCTCGAGGCCATGCAGGAGCGCCAGGTCACCATCGGCGGCATGCGGCACGACCTGCCCCGGCCCTTCTTCGTGCTGGCGACGCAGAACCCGATCGAGCAGGAGGGCACCTACCCCTTGCCCGAGGCGCAGCTCGACCGCTTCATGTTCCAGATCCGCATTGCCTACCCCAGCCTCGAGGAAGAGACCGAGATCATCCGCCGCGCCAGCGAGAAGAGCGCCGTGCAGCTCGACGCCGTGCTCAGCGCCGACGACATGGACCGCGTCGCCCGCATGGTCGAGCACCACCCCGTCACCGAGCACGTCATCGCCTACGCCCTGCGCCTCGTCCGCGCCACGCGCATCAACGAGCCCATGGACAACCAGGGCGAGCGCCCGCGCCTCGTGAGCGAGTACCTCTCGTGGGGCGCCGGCCCGCGCGCCAGCGAGTACCTCGTGCTGGCCGCCCGCGCCAAGGCCCTGCTGAGCGGTGAGCCCATGACCACCGCCGAGCACGTCAAGGCCGTCGCCCGCCCGGTGCTGCGTCACCGCATCCTGACCAACTTCAACGCCGAGGCCGACCGCATCACCGCCGACGCGATCATCGACGACCTGCTCGAGCACACGCCCGTCGACGGCATGAGCGCCGGCGATCGCAAGCAGGTCGATGCCGTGATGAAGTCGTAG
- a CDS encoding DUF4287 domain-containing protein yields the protein MATPEEMAKTMADNLKKNTGKSLAQWAKVAKGSGLTKHGEVVKHLKEEHGLTHGYANLVAHEAKGSVGIASGKKTSASEGEDLVAAQYAGAKADLRPIHDALIKKVKAFGKDVEIAPKKSYVSLRRSKQFALVQPSTKTRVDLGIQLKEPPKKATDRLEKSGSFNTMVSHRVRLEKVKDVDAEVMAYLREAYDRA from the coding sequence ATGGCGACGCCCGAAGAGATGGCCAAGACCATGGCCGACAACCTGAAGAAGAACACGGGCAAGAGCCTGGCGCAGTGGGCGAAGGTCGCGAAGGGTTCGGGCCTCACCAAGCACGGCGAAGTCGTCAAGCACCTCAAGGAAGAGCACGGCCTCACGCACGGCTACGCCAACCTCGTCGCCCACGAGGCCAAGGGAAGCGTGGGCATCGCCAGCGGCAAGAAGACCAGCGCGAGCGAGGGCGAGGACCTAGTCGCGGCGCAATACGCGGGGGCCAAGGCGGACCTGCGGCCCATCCATGACGCACTGATCAAGAAGGTGAAGGCGTTCGGCAAGGACGTCGAGATTGCGCCCAAGAAGAGCTACGTGAGCTTGCGGCGGAGCAAGCAGTTCGCGCTCGTCCAGCCCAGCACCAAGACTCGGGTCGACCTTGGCATCCAGCTCAAGGAGCCGCCGAAGAAGGCGACCGACCGGCTCGAGAAGTCGGGGAGCTTCAACACGATGGTCAGCCACCGCGTGCGGCTGGAAAAGGTCAAGGACGTGGATGCCGAGGTGATGGCATACCTGCGCGAGGCGTACGACCGGGCCTGA
- a CDS encoding acyl-CoA carboxylase subunit beta codes for MTAATTAPATAPSTLKDANARSLAREAVIRKGGGDKAIERQHKKDRLTARERIARLLDTSIEWKADPHSAEIPGFVELGLWCADGMYKGHGGAPGAGVVTGIGVVQGRRHVIIANDATVKAGAFFPMTCKKIIRAQHVARMARLPLIYLVDSAGVYLPLQEDVFPDTDDFGRIFYLNSVMSAEGLQQTAAIMGFCVAGGGYLPVLCDTLLMTEGSGLYLAGPALVKAAIGQDVTDEELGGASMHAAISGTIDFKEPDDESCLTRVREVVGKNGGELPATPDGVNPLRDGNDIYDIFTDKSGQQYDVRDILACVVDARALPNEEGHESLEPDFDEYKADYGQSLVCGYARIGGHPCGIVANQCELTQRVQPGGKAGPSKAAGMPRVIYDDSAEKAARFIMDCNQRKVPLVFIHDTTGFMVGRDSEQAGIIRSGAKLVNAMSNCVVPKIVLITGSSYGAGNYAMCGRAFEPFLTLAWPAAKCAVMGAAQSTGVLATIEERSRERKGETIDEETHKQILEAVRASYNEQQDIHYGAARGWVDRLIQPHNTRAELTDALASANQGWDYKREFKTGVLQT; via the coding sequence TTGACTGCCGCGACGACTGCCCCAGCTACCGCCCCTTCCACGCTCAAAGACGCCAACGCCCGGTCCCTCGCCCGCGAGGCCGTCATCCGCAAGGGCGGGGGCGACAAGGCCATCGAGCGCCAGCACAAGAAGGACCGCCTCACCGCCCGCGAGCGCATCGCCCGCCTGCTGGACACCTCGATCGAATGGAAAGCCGACCCGCACTCGGCCGAGATCCCCGGCTTCGTGGAGCTTGGCCTCTGGTGCGCCGACGGCATGTACAAGGGGCACGGCGGCGCTCCCGGCGCGGGTGTGGTCACGGGCATCGGCGTCGTGCAGGGCCGCCGCCACGTCATCATTGCGAACGACGCGACGGTGAAGGCCGGCGCGTTCTTCCCAATGACCTGCAAGAAGATCATCCGCGCCCAGCACGTCGCGCGCATGGCCAGGCTGCCGCTCATCTACCTCGTCGACAGTGCGGGCGTGTACCTGCCATTGCAAGAAGACGTGTTCCCCGACACCGACGACTTCGGCCGCATCTTCTATCTCAACAGCGTCATGAGCGCCGAGGGTCTGCAGCAGACCGCCGCCATCATGGGCTTCTGCGTCGCCGGCGGGGGCTACCTGCCCGTGCTGTGCGACACTCTGCTCATGACCGAGGGCAGCGGCTTGTACCTCGCCGGCCCGGCGCTCGTCAAGGCCGCCATCGGGCAGGACGTCACCGACGAAGAGCTCGGCGGCGCTTCCATGCACGCGGCCATCAGCGGCACCATCGACTTCAAGGAGCCCGACGACGAGTCCTGCCTGACGCGCGTTCGGGAAGTCGTCGGCAAGAACGGCGGCGAACTCCCGGCCACGCCCGACGGCGTCAACCCACTCCGTGACGGCAACGACATCTACGACATCTTCACCGACAAGTCGGGCCAGCAGTACGACGTGCGCGACATCCTCGCCTGCGTCGTCGACGCACGGGCCCTGCCCAACGAAGAGGGCCACGAGAGCCTGGAGCCCGACTTCGACGAGTACAAGGCCGACTACGGCCAGAGCCTCGTCTGCGGCTACGCCCGCATCGGCGGCCACCCCTGCGGCATCGTCGCCAACCAGTGCGAGCTCACCCAGCGCGTCCAGCCCGGCGGCAAGGCCGGTCCATCCAAGGCCGCGGGCATGCCCCGCGTCATCTACGACGACAGCGCCGAAAAGGCCGCCCGCTTCATCATGGACTGTAACCAGCGGAAGGTCCCGCTCGTCTTCATCCACGACACGACGGGCTTCATGGTTGGCCGAGACAGCGAGCAGGCCGGCATCATCCGCAGCGGCGCCAAGCTCGTCAACGCCATGAGCAACTGCGTGGTGCCCAAGATCGTCCTCATCACCGGAAGCAGCTACGGCGCCGGCAACTATGCCATGTGCGGCCGCGCCTTCGAGCCCTTCCTCACCCTCGCGTGGCCCGCCGCCAAGTGCGCCGTCATGGGGGCCGCCCAGTCCACCGGCGTGCTGGCCACCATCGAAGAACGCAGCCGCGAGCGCAAGGGCGAGACCATCGACGAGGAAACCCACAAGCAGATCCTCGAGGCCGTCCGCGCCAGCTATAACGAGCAGCAAGACATCCACTACGGCGCCGCCCGGGGCTGGGTCGACCGCCTCATCCAGCCCCACAACACCCGGGCCGAGCTCACCGACGCCCTCGCGAGCGCGAACCAGGGCTGGGACTACAAGCGGGAGTTCAAGACCGGGGTGCTGCAGACCTGA
- a CDS encoding TlpA disulfide reductase family protein has translation MPPIRTTLRMKALTPAIALLALAGGALGQDEAAADAATPDLDALVEAYFEVWDEMRETGQPTYEEWIALHEETLAKVDLATMDRDGLATLYAAGLFNGDDTRETATARVAELLEQAEAESVEEASLLTLDLLLRGVPTRTNRPTPQAQSEALAAVLNHPKLHDAVRSGGAISIGRAITATSRENMATYRDGILALGVMLADASPEMGLDGAIYWQTLERVPDVSEEERETIRLGLVRMLRKSIETTDEDGEPVLGETLAYVRNTLGRMDGAAVRGELIDHPVPEMAITWSSDESLTSFADLEGTIVVVDFWATWCGPCIASFPKLQEMLDYYEGKPVTIVGVTSLQGAVYGLPDQDGPVDCEDDPQKEYDLMPAVMEEHGVSWPVVFTEQDVFNPDFNVSGIPHVAIIDGKGIVRHNGLHPAMPLKEKVEIIDALLVEMGVEPPMPENAGPSANQNQGPAENKQDEGKQGG, from the coding sequence ATGCCCCCGATTCGCACGACGCTCCGCATGAAGGCCCTGACGCCCGCCATCGCCCTGCTGGCATTGGCAGGTGGTGCCCTCGGACAAGACGAAGCCGCGGCGGACGCCGCGACGCCCGACCTCGATGCGCTGGTCGAGGCGTACTTCGAGGTGTGGGACGAGATGCGCGAGACGGGCCAGCCGACCTACGAGGAGTGGATCGCGCTGCACGAGGAGACGCTCGCGAAGGTCGATCTGGCCACGATGGATCGGGACGGGCTGGCGACGCTCTACGCGGCGGGACTGTTCAACGGCGACGATACGCGGGAGACGGCCACGGCCCGGGTCGCGGAGTTGCTGGAGCAGGCCGAGGCCGAGTCTGTGGAAGAGGCCTCGCTCCTGACGCTCGACCTCCTCCTGCGCGGCGTGCCCACGCGCACCAATCGGCCGACGCCGCAGGCCCAGAGCGAGGCGCTGGCGGCGGTGCTGAACCACCCGAAGCTGCACGACGCCGTGCGCAGCGGCGGGGCCATAAGCATCGGCCGGGCCATCACCGCGACGTCGCGCGAGAACATGGCAACGTACCGCGACGGCATCCTGGCGCTGGGCGTCATGCTCGCCGACGCATCACCCGAGATGGGGCTCGACGGCGCGATCTACTGGCAAACGCTCGAGCGGGTGCCAGACGTCTCCGAGGAAGAGCGCGAGACGATCCGCCTCGGGCTCGTCCGCATGCTTCGCAAGAGCATCGAGACCACCGACGAGGACGGCGAGCCCGTGCTGGGCGAAACGCTGGCGTACGTCCGCAACACGCTGGGCCGGATGGACGGCGCAGCGGTCCGGGGCGAGCTCATCGATCATCCGGTGCCCGAGATGGCCATTACTTGGTCGAGCGATGAATCGCTGACCTCGTTCGCCGACCTCGAGGGCACCATCGTCGTCGTCGACTTCTGGGCTACCTGGTGCGGCCCCTGCATCGCGAGCTTCCCGAAGCTGCAGGAAATGCTGGACTACTACGAAGGCAAGCCGGTGACCATCGTCGGCGTGACCAGCCTGCAGGGCGCGGTCTATGGCCTGCCAGACCAGGACGGACCGGTCGACTGCGAGGATGATCCGCAGAAGGAGTACGACCTGATGCCCGCCGTGATGGAAGAGCACGGCGTGTCGTGGCCGGTCGTGTTCACCGAGCAGGACGTGTTCAACCCGGACTTCAACGTGAGCGGCATTCCGCACGTTGCGATCATCGACGGCAAGGGCATCGTGCGTCACAACGGCCTGCACCCGGCCATGCCCCTGAAGGAGAAGGTCGAGATCATCGACGCCCTGCTGGTGGAGATGGGTGTTGAGCCGCCGATGCCGGAGAACGCCGGCCCGAGCGCGAACCAGAACCAGGGCCCTGCCGAGAACAAGCAGGACGAAGGCAAGCAGGGCGGCTGA
- a CDS encoding SRPBCC family protein translates to MYLSTTIDAPQEAVFAAVSNFSNAAEMISGIDSVEMLDQANNGSAVGIGTRFKETRTMMGKQATEEMEVTEYDPPRSYVLSAISCGARFDSRVACDQESLGGCRLSYDIDTKAISLYAKIMSPIMGLMMKGTMRKMMEKDLADIKAYVEGGQGTTAPTG, encoded by the coding sequence ATGTACCTGTCCACGACGATCGACGCGCCGCAGGAGGCGGTGTTTGCCGCGGTGAGCAACTTCTCGAATGCGGCCGAGATGATCTCGGGCATCGACTCGGTCGAGATGCTCGACCAGGCCAACAACGGGAGTGCGGTCGGCATCGGCACGCGATTCAAGGAAACACGGACGATGATGGGCAAGCAGGCGACCGAGGAGATGGAGGTCACCGAGTACGACCCACCCCGGTCGTACGTGCTGAGCGCCATCTCGTGCGGCGCGCGATTCGACAGCCGAGTCGCGTGCGACCAAGAATCGCTCGGCGGCTGCCGGCTGAGCTACGACATCGACACCAAGGCGATCTCGCTGTACGCGAAGATCATGTCGCCGATCATGGGCCTCATGATGAAGGGCACGATGCGGAAGATGATGGAGAAGGACCTGGCGGACATCAAGGCGTACGTCGAGGGCGGCCAGGGAACCACCGCCCCGACGGGCTGA
- a CDS encoding GNAT family N-acetyltransferase — protein sequence MAASERTFGPAEERDLHGASLVLSRAFSVLPEQSVEWMRDRITLRETRVLREGGVVLATSMRVPMGMWLGGVSVPHVGIAGVAVGPQARGRGLARDVMRRCLLEMHERGEHVSTLYSAMEPLYRSVGYDYAGHIYTARVPAGMIEATDRGADWREMTEADASGVEACANERARCVPAALDRGPYVWHRVRNPRAGPAQAFVAEDDSGNVEAYCIYRIETREDGPTAGNARGNVMHLVDHGYSSGRGLDRLLGFLRGFSSIVGEIEFSDHPGSPLLQRLPDRRFTFEMRDPWMLRVVDVAGALEARRYAPSLSCEFTLHVRDALIEANNTPVRVRIADGRADVGPAPSGARDAIGLDVRHLAPLYTGLQSARRLAALGLVEGPPRDIADLEAAFAGSGAPTMFDHF from the coding sequence ATGGCCGCATCAGAACGAACGTTTGGTCCAGCCGAGGAGCGCGACCTACATGGCGCGAGCCTCGTGCTGTCGCGCGCCTTCAGCGTTCTGCCCGAGCAGTCCGTCGAGTGGATGCGTGACCGCATCACCCTGCGCGAGACCCGCGTGCTCCGCGAGGGCGGTGTCGTGCTCGCGACCTCGATGCGAGTGCCCATGGGCATGTGGCTGGGCGGCGTCAGCGTGCCGCACGTCGGCATCGCGGGCGTCGCCGTCGGGCCGCAGGCGCGAGGCCGCGGGCTCGCGCGCGACGTCATGCGTCGCTGCCTCCTCGAGATGCACGAGCGCGGCGAGCACGTTTCAACGCTCTACTCGGCCATGGAGCCGCTCTACCGAAGCGTGGGCTACGACTACGCCGGCCATATCTATACCGCCCGCGTGCCCGCCGGCATGATCGAGGCCACCGACCGCGGCGCCGACTGGCGCGAGATGACCGAGGCCGACGCGTCGGGCGTCGAGGCCTGCGCCAACGAGCGCGCTCGATGCGTGCCCGCCGCCCTCGACCGCGGCCCGTACGTCTGGCACCGCGTGCGAAACCCGAGAGCCGGCCCCGCCCAGGCGTTCGTGGCCGAGGACGACTCGGGCAACGTCGAGGCCTACTGCATCTACCGCATCGAGACCCGGGAGGATGGGCCGACCGCCGGAAACGCCCGCGGCAACGTCATGCACCTCGTCGACCACGGCTATTCGAGTGGTCGAGGGCTCGACCGCTTGCTGGGCTTTCTGCGAGGGTTCTCGTCGATCGTTGGGGAGATCGAGTTTTCCGATCATCCCGGCTCGCCGTTGCTGCAGCGCCTGCCCGACCGCCGGTTCACGTTCGAGATGCGCGATCCCTGGATGCTCCGGGTCGTCGACGTCGCGGGCGCCCTCGAAGCTCGCCGCTACGCACCCTCGCTCTCGTGCGAGTTCACGCTGCACGTCCGCGACGCACTCATTGAGGCGAACAACACGCCTGTGCGCGTCCGCATCGCCGATGGCCGGGCCGATGTGGGGCCGGCTCCTTCCGGCGCGCGCGACGCCATCGGTCTCGACGTGCGACACCTCGCCCCGCTTTATACGGGCTTGCAGAGTGCCCGGCGGCTCGCAGCGCTGGGCCTTGTCGAGGGGCCACCGCGCGACATCGCCGATCTTGAAGCCGCCTTTGCAGGCTCGGGAGCGCCGACCATGTTCGATCACTTCTGA
- a CDS encoding RNA polymerase sigma factor yields MARGSVDIAEELLVMRAAGGCVRSFSKLTDRWHARLLRHAARYLRDAAAAEDVVQEAWIAIARGMRRLDDPARFGPWAYRIATNKCADYVRSEAAQRRAAMAGGRNCSVDAEDDGASTELRRSLAVMPAERRVLLALHYLEGLSVGQLAEVFAVPTGTIKSRLFHARAELKLIIERNDDEERR; encoded by the coding sequence ATGGCACGCGGCAGCGTCGACATCGCCGAAGAGCTGCTGGTGATGCGGGCCGCGGGCGGGTGCGTGCGGTCGTTCTCGAAGCTGACCGATCGGTGGCACGCGCGACTGCTGCGGCACGCGGCGCGGTACCTGCGCGATGCGGCGGCCGCCGAGGACGTGGTGCAGGAGGCGTGGATCGCGATCGCTCGCGGCATGCGGCGGCTGGACGACCCGGCGCGGTTCGGGCCCTGGGCGTACCGCATCGCCACCAACAAGTGTGCCGACTACGTGCGGTCGGAGGCGGCGCAGCGGCGGGCGGCCATGGCCGGGGGCCGGAACTGCTCGGTCGACGCGGAAGACGACGGCGCGAGCACGGAGCTGCGGCGGTCGCTGGCGGTAATGCCGGCCGAGCGCCGCGTGCTGCTGGCGCTGCATTACCTGGAGGGCCTCAGCGTGGGCCAGCTCGCCGAGGTGTTCGCCGTCCCGACGGGCACCATCAAGAGCCGACTGTTCCACGCACGGGCAGAGCTCAAGCTGATCATCGAAAGGAACGACGATGAAGAACGTAGATGA
- a CDS encoding DUF1569 domain-containing protein — MSQTAQTASAAGSADHRTPVDTKTARRRTLAFANFDEVSQDLDRLEAAMNAGTLTNTGNWTAGQVFDHTGKFLQFAYDGFPSKAPPPVRWIARMMLKKKATETEEPLPSGFKLPKQASALLPRDGITDAEGLAFLRQQVARVHAGEKFTRPSPLLGSLTHDEWLTLQRKHLALHLSFLDPGNVGAG, encoded by the coding sequence ATGTCGCAGACCGCCCAGACCGCATCGGCCGCCGGATCGGCCGACCACCGTACCCCTGTCGACACCAAGACCGCCCGTCGTCGCACGCTCGCCTTTGCCAACTTCGACGAGGTCTCGCAGGACCTCGACCGCCTCGAGGCTGCGATGAACGCCGGCACGCTCACGAACACCGGCAACTGGACCGCGGGCCAGGTGTTCGACCACACGGGCAAGTTTCTCCAGTTCGCCTACGACGGCTTCCCGTCCAAGGCCCCGCCGCCCGTCCGGTGGATCGCCCGCATGATGCTCAAGAAGAAGGCCACCGAGACCGAAGAGCCGCTGCCCTCGGGCTTCAAGCTGCCAAAGCAGGCGTCGGCCCTGCTCCCGCGCGACGGCATCACCGACGCCGAGGGCCTGGCCTTCCTCCGCCAGCAGGTGGCGCGCGTGCATGCGGGTGAGAAGTTCACGCGTCCGAGCCCGCTGCTCGGCTCGCTCACGCACGACGAGTGGCTCACGCTCCAGCGCAAGCACCTGGCGCTGCATCTCTCGTTCCTCGATCCCGGGAATGTCGGAGCAGGATGA